Proteins encoded by one window of Erythrobacter sp.:
- a CDS encoding MFS transporter, producing MATNFSAGSGARMTFTAALDAQKTKPLQWMIVFTCMLVLVAEGMDLQLLGVLAPKVIDAFGITRSTFGIANSAALIGFGLGAFLGGLMGDRIGRRWTLVISSILFSLATVGASFATDVWQLGFWRLVSGLGFGAAYSNALSMANEWLPVRWRPVAVSTLAVGTPLGGSIVAWFAPDLEARYGWDGTFLIVGAATITVVIAVLLVLRDSPSFLMARGKQEQAQKNARLVLDYEVDLEVERDAQETAGGPVIGLTHRSIWRLNIGISLAFAAATMVAYGILSWGTTFLTSANFTFEEASFAIWLAGISSMVGSVIVGLVVRQFGSKVVMATLSVVMALWMFSIGWTIEGLPPVLDAGQKTFVIWLVGLSGAAFSASIAAMYVMMAFGYPQACRAAGMGLGILMSRFGAISATGFGGALLDFGGDSTWPFFGVLVGVSLLVSAAAFVVDRHVPPLKG from the coding sequence ATGGCCACCAATTTCAGCGCCGGATCTGGCGCGCGGATGACATTTACCGCTGCGCTCGATGCGCAGAAGACCAAACCACTGCAATGGATGATCGTCTTCACCTGCATGCTGGTCCTGGTGGCGGAAGGGATGGACCTGCAATTGCTGGGGGTGCTCGCGCCCAAGGTGATAGACGCCTTCGGGATCACCCGTTCGACCTTCGGGATCGCCAACAGCGCGGCGCTGATCGGGTTCGGCCTCGGCGCGTTCCTGGGCGGGTTGATGGGGGACCGGATCGGTCGGCGCTGGACGCTGGTGATTTCGTCGATCCTGTTTTCGCTCGCCACCGTGGGCGCATCGTTCGCCACCGACGTGTGGCAGCTCGGATTCTGGCGACTGGTCAGCGGGCTGGGCTTCGGCGCGGCCTATTCAAATGCGCTGTCGATGGCGAACGAATGGTTGCCGGTGCGCTGGCGCCCGGTGGCGGTGAGTACACTGGCTGTCGGGACTCCGCTCGGAGGATCGATCGTCGCCTGGTTCGCGCCCGATCTCGAAGCCCGGTACGGCTGGGACGGAACCTTCCTGATCGTCGGTGCGGCTACGATTACTGTGGTGATTGCAGTGCTGCTCGTACTGCGGGACAGCCCGTCCTTTCTGATGGCGCGCGGGAAACAGGAGCAGGCACAGAAGAATGCTCGGCTGGTGCTCGACTACGAGGTCGACCTTGAAGTCGAACGCGACGCGCAGGAGACCGCGGGCGGACCGGTGATCGGTCTCACGCACCGCAGCATCTGGCGGCTCAACATCGGCATCTCGCTGGCCTTTGCCGCTGCCACCATGGTTGCCTATGGTATTCTCAGCTGGGGGACCACTTTCCTTACCTCCGCCAATTTCACCTTCGAGGAAGCCAGCTTTGCGATCTGGCTAGCGGGAATCAGTTCGATGGTGGGCTCCGTAATAGTGGGCCTGGTGGTGCGCCAGTTTGGTTCCAAGGTGGTCATGGCAACGTTGAGCGTGGTGATGGCGCTGTGGATGTTTTCCATCGGCTGGACCATCGAAGGCCTGCCGCCGGTGCTCGACGCAGGACAGAAGACTTTCGTGATCTGGCTGGTAGGGCTGTCGGGGGCCGCGTTCAGCGCCTCCATCGCCGCCATGTATGTGATGATGGCTTTCGGTTATCCGCAGGCCTGCCGCGCGGCGGGGATGGGGCTGGGCATCCTGATGAGCCGCTTCGGGGCGATCTCGGCCACCGGTTTTGGCGGAGCATTGCTCGATTTCGGTGGTGACAGTACTTGGCCCTTCTTCGGCGTGCTGGTTGGAGTGTCGCTGCTGGTTTCGGCGGCTGCCTTTGTGGTTGATAGGCACGTGCCGCCTTTGAAGGGATGA
- a CDS encoding autoinducer binding domain-containing protein, translating into MDDNAMTAALGTIRDAEDVVQLRSAVTDALSLIGIEGAYFIAPLTRDVRVKRLLTNIGLPDGWERLYREKYFLDDPLPSLSFDHGNAFCWPADIELGNLTKPQLRYLDFAADYGLARGIGVACYGPHGRAGFLGAGWPPAEAPSDAVLLAVHQIGQVSFQNYCQIMRDDLTMPVLSNRELEVLGWMCRGKTNPEMAVTLGVSRSTIDAYIRRIFSKLDVTDRTAACVRAYSLGYIVSEEVENLTERARERDEPGP; encoded by the coding sequence ATGGACGACAACGCCATGACAGCAGCGCTCGGCACGATCCGGGATGCGGAAGACGTTGTGCAATTGCGCAGCGCGGTAACGGATGCCCTTTCACTGATCGGGATTGAGGGTGCCTATTTCATCGCCCCGCTCACCCGCGATGTGCGGGTGAAGCGCTTGCTGACGAATATCGGCCTGCCGGACGGCTGGGAAAGACTCTATCGGGAGAAGTATTTTCTCGATGACCCGCTGCCCTCGCTATCTTTCGACCACGGCAATGCCTTTTGCTGGCCTGCCGATATCGAACTGGGCAACCTGACGAAGCCGCAATTGCGCTATCTCGATTTCGCCGCAGATTATGGCTTGGCACGCGGGATCGGGGTGGCCTGCTACGGCCCGCACGGGCGCGCGGGGTTTCTTGGCGCCGGATGGCCGCCGGCTGAGGCCCCCAGCGATGCCGTGCTGTTGGCGGTGCACCAGATCGGGCAGGTGTCGTTCCAGAATTATTGCCAGATCATGCGCGACGATCTCACCATGCCGGTGCTGTCCAACCGTGAACTGGAAGTGCTCGGCTGGATGTGCCGGGGGAAAACCAATCCTGAAATGGCGGTAACACTGGGCGTCTCGCGCTCGACAATCGACGCCTATATCCGCCGTATCTTCTCCAAACTCGACGTCACAGACCGCACGGCGGCCTGTGTGCGCGCCTATTCACTGGGATATATTGTCAGCGAAGAAGTGGAGAATTTGACCGAACGCGCTCGAGAACGCGATGAGCCGGGGCCGTGA
- a CDS encoding GcrA cell cycle regulator, translating to MSWTEERIATLTKMWEGGATASQIADELGGVSRNAVIGKAHRLGLKARPSPVKAKEAKKPVLKKKVEAAPVAPRPIARKSAPIADTPRAEPEVEREASIEAPTPATASDSNSQPIPGRQENFPKIVSYGPGGFLRQGPGDQQPPIPPAPPRRLVPAKPSPEIADKTSLLDLSDRVCRWPMGHPGEADFHFCGDKVNPGFPYCVAHCGRAYQAQLPRGARRPPPPLPFGGPRVR from the coding sequence ATGAGTTGGACCGAAGAACGCATCGCCACGCTGACCAAGATGTGGGAAGGCGGGGCGACCGCCAGCCAGATTGCCGACGAGCTGGGCGGGGTGTCCCGAAATGCGGTGATCGGCAAGGCACATCGGCTGGGGCTGAAGGCCCGGCCGAGCCCGGTGAAGGCGAAGGAAGCAAAAAAGCCCGTGCTGAAGAAGAAGGTGGAGGCGGCTCCCGTAGCGCCGAGGCCTATTGCGCGGAAGTCCGCCCCGATAGCGGACACGCCGCGGGCAGAGCCGGAAGTCGAGCGCGAAGCATCGATTGAAGCCCCCACCCCTGCAACGGCTTCCGATTCCAACAGCCAGCCGATCCCCGGTCGGCAGGAGAACTTCCCCAAGATCGTTTCCTACGGGCCCGGTGGCTTCCTGCGTCAGGGCCCCGGCGACCAGCAGCCGCCGATCCCGCCCGCGCCACCGCGGCGCCTGGTGCCTGCCAAACCGAGTCCGGAGATTGCCGACAAGACCAGCTTGCTGGATCTTTCGGATCGGGTGTGCCGCTGGCCGATGGGGCATCCGGGCGAAGCCGATTTCCACTTCTGCGGTGACAAGGTGAACCCCGGCTTCCCCTACTGCGTGGCGCATTGCGGCCGGGCCTATCAGGCGCAGCTGCCGCGCGGTGCACGCCGGCCCCCGCCGCCGCTGCCGTTCGGCGGCCCGCGAGTCCGCTGA
- a CDS encoding ABC transporter permease yields the protein MSEQAAEPAGAAVASSAEFPVTGSNAGRKFPPKGVPQITGINRIGLWSLYIKEIRRFLKVQTQTVWAPAITTLLFLVIFTVALGREGREVLGVPFGTFVAPGLIMMAMMQNAFANSSFSLLAGKMQGTIIDLLMPPLSEAELMLAIVAAAITRAVLVGGAVAIAMALYPGVELKAAHPWAIVWFGLMGAAMLAIIGFLASIWAEKFDHNAAITNFIVAPLSLLSGTFYVISNLSPFFQAISRANPFFYMISGFRFGFLGESDIGNTNEAVMGAALGVGVLNLLLGWLTYRVLKSGWKIKS from the coding sequence ATGTCGGAACAAGCAGCAGAACCCGCCGGAGCAGCCGTGGCCAGCTCCGCTGAATTCCCCGTCACCGGCAGTAATGCCGGGCGCAAGTTCCCGCCAAAGGGAGTGCCGCAGATCACCGGGATCAACCGGATCGGGCTGTGGAGCCTCTATATTAAGGAGATCCGCCGGTTTCTCAAGGTGCAGACGCAAACCGTCTGGGCACCGGCGATCACCACGCTGCTGTTTCTGGTGATATTTACGGTCGCCCTAGGCCGGGAAGGGCGGGAAGTGCTTGGCGTGCCCTTCGGCACCTTCGTCGCGCCGGGCCTCATCATGATGGCGATGATGCAGAACGCCTTTGCCAATTCCAGTTTCAGCCTGCTGGCGGGCAAGATGCAGGGGACGATCATCGACCTGCTGATGCCGCCGCTGTCCGAAGCCGAGCTGATGCTGGCGATTGTCGCCGCAGCGATTACCCGCGCCGTGCTGGTGGGCGGAGCGGTGGCGATTGCGATGGCGCTATATCCCGGTGTCGAATTGAAGGCCGCGCATCCGTGGGCGATTGTCTGGTTCGGATTGATGGGAGCAGCCATGCTGGCGATCATCGGTTTCCTTGCCAGTATCTGGGCGGAAAAGTTCGACCATAACGCCGCGATCACCAATTTCATCGTGGCCCCGCTCAGCCTGCTGTCGGGCACTTTCTATGTAATTTCCAACCTGTCGCCGTTTTTCCAGGCGATCAGCCGCGCAAACCCATTCTTCTACATGATTTCCGGCTTCCGCTTCGGCTTTCTGGGAGAAAGCGATATCGGCAACACCAATGAAGCGGTGATGGGTGCGGCACTAGGTGTAGGCGTGCTCAACCTGCTTCTGGGCTGGCTGACCTATCGAGTGCTGAAAAGCGGCTGGAAGATAAAAAGCTAG
- the hspQ gene encoding heat shock protein HspQ encodes MSRPEPSPSQAGRLHEAPLRSRARFAIGDVVKHRTHDFRGVIFDIDPVYANSEEWYEAIPEDKRPRRDQPFYHLLAENEESSYVAYVSQQNLLRDTAEEPIDHPQVRQLFDDFRGGKYRLRRSLTH; translated from the coding sequence ATGAGCCGCCCGGAACCCTCTCCTTCACAAGCCGGACGCCTGCATGAGGCTCCGCTTCGATCCCGCGCCCGTTTCGCCATCGGTGATGTGGTGAAGCACCGTACGCACGATTTTCGCGGCGTTATCTTCGATATCGATCCGGTCTATGCCAATTCCGAAGAATGGTATGAGGCGATCCCCGAAGACAAGCGTCCGCGGCGGGACCAGCCGTTCTATCACCTGCTGGCCGAGAACGAGGAAAGCTCCTACGTCGCCTATGTCAGCCAGCAAAATCTGCTGCGTGATACGGCCGAGGAACCTATCGACCATCCGCAGGTGCGCCAGCTGTTCGACGATTTTCGCGGCGGCAAATATCGTCTGCGCCGCTCACTAACCCATTAA
- a CDS encoding TIM barrel protein, with product MEISRRAVLAGGSAAAVAASVGSTAGFAQTAPHFSLGYAPHEGSFASRGDRLEQIAFAAGEGFSAWEDNEAAGRTVAEQTAMARALRQRGMTMGVFVASMPRWAQSRPLLGGDDDADREAFLADIRASIDVARRLDARWMTVVPGFLDARLPIHIQTGRVIDTMRRAAEIVEPHGLVMVMEPLNTLTDHPGVFLQTIAQAYAVARAVDSPAIKILADVYHEQIQAGNLLTTLETCWDEIAYLQFGDNPGRAEPGTGEINYRNIVRWLRSRSFSGVIGMEHGNSIGGREGEERLLAAYRAIDAEQG from the coding sequence ATGGAAATCTCGCGTCGTGCGGTGCTTGCAGGAGGAAGCGCTGCCGCAGTTGCTGCGTCCGTGGGCAGCACTGCTGGGTTTGCGCAGACTGCCCCGCACTTTTCGCTGGGCTATGCGCCGCACGAGGGCAGCTTTGCGAGCCGTGGTGACCGGCTCGAGCAGATTGCCTTTGCTGCAGGCGAGGGGTTTTCCGCGTGGGAAGACAATGAGGCGGCAGGCCGCACGGTGGCGGAGCAGACCGCCATGGCCCGCGCGCTCCGGCAGCGTGGCATGACCATGGGCGTGTTTGTCGCCAGTATGCCCAGGTGGGCGCAATCGCGGCCTCTGCTTGGCGGTGACGACGATGCGGATCGCGAGGCTTTTCTGGCGGACATTCGCGCTTCGATCGATGTCGCCCGGCGGCTGGACGCGAGGTGGATGACGGTCGTTCCGGGCTTCCTCGATGCCAGACTGCCGATCCATATCCAGACCGGCCGCGTCATCGACACGATGCGCCGCGCTGCCGAGATCGTGGAGCCGCACGGTCTGGTGATGGTGATGGAGCCGCTCAACACTTTGACCGACCACCCCGGCGTGTTCCTCCAGACGATTGCGCAGGCCTATGCTGTGGCAAGGGCGGTCGACAGCCCTGCAATCAAGATCCTTGCCGACGTCTATCACGAGCAGATCCAGGCCGGAAACCTGCTTACCACGCTCGAGACCTGCTGGGATGAAATCGCCTATCTTCAGTTCGGCGACAATCCGGGCCGCGCCGAGCCCGGCACCGGCGAGATCAACTACCGCAATATCGTCCGCTGGCTGCGCTCCCGCTCGTTCAGCGGCGTGATCGGCATGGAACACGGGAACTCGATCGGTGGCCGCGAAGGCGAGGAGCGACTGCTCGCCGCCTATCGCGCAATCGACGCAGAACAAGGATGA
- a CDS encoding DUF1080 domain-containing protein codes for MKLMLGRWVIAGAACLLSGSVAMAQERPGFDDTPYLPGSEWRVHDPARPYPEVVTPGDAPGAPPSDAIVLFDGSSLEAWQAQGAAWTVSDGVMTVPPRAPGSGESALVSRESFGDVQLHLEFRSPNPPEHTSQDRGNSGIWFMQRYEIQILDSYDNPTYADGSAGAIYGWKPPLVNPSRPPGEWQSYDIVFERPRFGEDGELLRPAYITAFLNGVLVQNRQPWLGETVWRDLGRYTPHEDVAPIQLQDHSSPVSFRNIWVRRLPEAAVNHDFPEAGQ; via the coding sequence ATGAAGTTGATGCTAGGCAGATGGGTCATAGCCGGAGCGGCGTGCTTGTTATCAGGGAGTGTCGCCATGGCGCAGGAACGACCGGGCTTCGATGACACGCCATACTTGCCGGGCAGCGAATGGCGCGTGCACGATCCTGCGCGGCCCTATCCCGAAGTGGTGACGCCGGGCGATGCTCCGGGCGCGCCGCCGTCGGACGCAATCGTGCTGTTCGACGGCAGTTCGCTTGAGGCCTGGCAGGCGCAGGGCGCCGCCTGGACGGTGAGCGACGGTGTGATGACCGTGCCGCCGCGCGCTCCGGGAAGCGGCGAGAGCGCGCTCGTCAGCAGGGAGAGCTTCGGCGATGTGCAGCTCCACCTCGAATTCCGCTCGCCGAACCCGCCAGAGCACACCTCGCAGGACCGCGGCAACAGCGGTATCTGGTTCATGCAACGCTACGAAATCCAGATTCTCGACAGCTACGACAATCCCACCTACGCCGACGGGTCTGCTGGCGCGATCTACGGTTGGAAGCCTCCATTGGTGAACCCGTCGCGCCCACCCGGCGAATGGCAGAGCTACGACATTGTCTTCGAACGCCCGCGCTTTGGGGAAGATGGCGAGTTGCTGCGTCCGGCCTATATCACCGCCTTCCTGAACGGCGTGCTGGTGCAAAACCGGCAGCCCTGGTTGGGCGAGACGGTGTGGCGCGATCTTGGCCGTTACACCCCCCACGAGGATGTAGCGCCGATCCAGCTTCAGGATCATAGTTCTCCCGTTTCGTTTCGCAACATCTGGGTCCGTCGCCTCCCCGAAGCGGCGGTGAACCATGATTTTCCGGAGGCAGGGCAATGA
- a CDS encoding gluconate 2-dehydrogenase subunit 3 family protein, translating into MNIDRRDALAGMVAMFGASLFAPIARAASQAAPISSGPPSAPVFTAEQRALMTALTERIMPTTDTPGAIAAGVPEFIEKLLADWALPEEREPIIAGLDAIEARSQTDYQMAATSTLPEQQDALLQLAMDGELSEGADFFQKFRQLVITGYFTSEIGITQEREYLPVPGRYDGAYPYSQVNKVLSS; encoded by the coding sequence ATGAACATAGACCGCAGAGACGCGCTGGCGGGCATGGTGGCGATGTTCGGCGCCAGCCTGTTTGCCCCGATAGCTCGGGCAGCATCCCAGGCCGCACCGATCAGCTCCGGCCCGCCAAGCGCGCCGGTGTTCACCGCGGAGCAGCGCGCGCTGATGACTGCTCTTACCGAACGCATCATGCCAACCACCGATACTCCGGGTGCAATCGCCGCGGGTGTCCCCGAGTTCATCGAGAAGCTGCTGGCCGATTGGGCGCTGCCTGAAGAGCGTGAGCCGATCATCGCCGGGCTCGATGCCATCGAGGCGCGCAGCCAGACGGACTACCAGATGGCCGCGACCAGTACGCTGCCCGAACAACAGGATGCGCTGCTGCAACTGGCGATGGATGGCGAGCTGTCGGAAGGTGCGGATTTCTTCCAGAAGTTCCGGCAGCTGGTGATCACGGGCTATTTCACTTCCGAGATCGGCATCACGCAAGAGAGGGAATACCTGCCTGTCCCCGGTCGGTATGACGGCGCTTACCCGTACTCACAGGTCAACAAGGTGCTTTCCTCATGA
- a CDS encoding sugar phosphate isomerase/epimerase — protein sequence MMTTRRQWLAGSAALATGLMAPPLMARAWAASANPIGLQLYTVRELFAREPIRTLEEVAAIGYREVEFGGGGYEAMDLVALRDTMDRLGLVSPSIHIGYETLATGFDRAVETARTLGAGAIVLPWMAEEHRNSEGWTAALANFNRWGPQLQQAGLEFAYHNHDFEFTEKFGGRSLFDRLVEDTDPETVKIELDLYWTVAAGEDANAVISRLPGRVYGYHVKDRTADGVMTSVGNGVIDFADIFTLNSLAGVRHFYVENDQCPSPYLPDIHASFMALSALRGALPGIM from the coding sequence ATGATGACCACACGGCGGCAATGGCTGGCGGGTAGCGCTGCACTCGCCACTGGCCTGATGGCTCCTCCGCTCATGGCGCGCGCATGGGCAGCGAGCGCGAACCCGATCGGACTGCAACTCTACACGGTGCGCGAACTGTTCGCGCGCGAGCCGATCCGCACGCTCGAGGAAGTCGCCGCGATCGGCTATCGCGAGGTCGAATTCGGGGGCGGCGGCTACGAGGCGATGGACCTTGTCGCGCTGCGTGACACGATGGACCGGCTGGGGCTCGTCTCGCCCTCGATCCACATCGGCTATGAAACGCTGGCGACCGGTTTCGACCGTGCAGTCGAGACAGCCCGGACCTTGGGTGCCGGAGCGATCGTCCTTCCCTGGATGGCGGAGGAACATCGCAACTCGGAAGGCTGGACGGCAGCCCTGGCGAACTTCAACCGCTGGGGCCCGCAATTGCAGCAGGCCGGCCTGGAATTTGCCTATCACAATCACGACTTCGAATTCACCGAAAAGTTCGGTGGCCGCAGCCTGTTCGATCGGCTGGTCGAGGATACCGATCCGGAAACGGTCAAGATCGAGCTCGACCTGTACTGGACGGTGGCTGCGGGCGAGGACGCCAACGCGGTCATCTCCCGCCTGCCGGGCCGGGTCTATGGCTACCACGTCAAGGACCGCACGGCGGATGGCGTAATGACCAGCGTCGGCAATGGCGTGATCGATTTTGCCGACATCTTCACGCTCAACAGCCTTGCGGGCGTGCGGCATTTCTATGTCGAGAACGATCAGTGCCCGTCGCCCTATCTCCCCGATATCCACGCCAGCTTCATGGCGCTCAGCGCGCTGCGCGGCGCATTGCCAGGAATCATGTAA
- a CDS encoding GMC family oxidoreductase produces the protein MSTMYDAVVVGSGVSGGWAAKELTEKGLRVLMLDRGVMVEHRRDYEYEGEMAANIPARDMMPRPLQESDYFIARHGYVSPATQKYYNNDRLNPYAYDEGDKFYWIRPGAVGGKSLIWGRWTFRFSPDDFEANRREQVGIDWPIRYDDLAPWYDYVEDYAGVSGSHENLPYLPDSRFQPPMPMNIAEEWLKERLEASSPGRKLIHARMSNLTEDKPEQGRVKCQFRNQCGRGCSFGAYTSTQSVTLPAARATGRLTVRSDTVVTGLEYDATRKLVTGVRVVDANTREASVIPAPLVFLCASAMASTQILMNSRVRGSEQSHFNSSGTLGRYVMDHIFRVGIGGEIPGFSEFIEYGRRPGGVYIPRFRNLGGEEDVGFRRGYGYQGSASRGPAGPHGFGASMKHGMRSYSPWRFSMGAFGECLPYADNRVSLHPDQVDRFGMPLMRFDVTFRENEIRMMDDARIEGEQMLRAAGLLNVESWRGEHVPGDAIHEMGGARMGDDPRESVLNKWSQAHDAANLYVTDGAQMASVSCVNPSLTFMALTARAADHAVNQLRLGAI, from the coding sequence ATGTCCACCATGTATGATGCCGTTGTCGTCGGTTCAGGAGTAAGCGGCGGCTGGGCGGCCAAGGAGCTAACCGAAAAGGGCCTGCGCGTCCTCATGCTCGATCGCGGGGTCATGGTCGAACATCGCCGGGATTACGAATACGAAGGGGAAATGGCCGCCAATATCCCTGCGCGCGACATGATGCCCCGCCCGTTGCAGGAAAGCGATTATTTCATCGCCCGGCACGGCTATGTCTCGCCCGCTACGCAGAAATACTACAACAACGACCGGCTCAATCCTTACGCTTATGACGAGGGAGACAAGTTCTACTGGATACGTCCGGGCGCGGTCGGAGGCAAATCGCTGATATGGGGGCGCTGGACCTTCCGCTTCAGCCCCGATGATTTCGAGGCGAACAGACGCGAGCAGGTCGGCATCGATTGGCCGATCCGGTATGACGATCTCGCGCCTTGGTACGATTACGTCGAGGATTATGCCGGGGTCTCCGGTTCCCACGAGAACCTCCCCTATCTGCCCGACAGCCGTTTCCAGCCGCCGATGCCGATGAACATCGCCGAGGAATGGCTGAAGGAGCGGCTCGAAGCGAGCTCACCGGGGCGCAAGCTGATCCACGCACGGATGTCCAATCTCACCGAGGACAAGCCCGAGCAGGGCCGGGTGAAGTGCCAGTTCCGCAACCAGTGCGGGCGCGGCTGCTCGTTCGGCGCCTATACCTCGACGCAATCGGTGACCCTGCCTGCGGCGCGCGCGACGGGCAGGCTCACAGTGCGTTCCGATACGGTCGTTACCGGTCTGGAATACGATGCGACACGCAAGCTGGTGACGGGCGTACGCGTGGTGGATGCCAACACGCGCGAGGCATCCGTCATTCCCGCGCCTTTGGTGTTCCTGTGCGCCTCGGCGATGGCGTCAACGCAGATCCTGATGAATTCACGCGTCCGGGGTAGTGAGCAGAGCCACTTCAACAGCAGCGGCACCCTGGGCCGCTATGTCATGGATCACATCTTCCGCGTCGGGATCGGGGGCGAAATTCCGGGCTTTTCGGAGTTCATTGAGTATGGGCGGCGACCGGGCGGGGTCTACATTCCGCGGTTCCGCAACCTTGGCGGCGAAGAGGATGTCGGCTTCCGTCGCGGCTATGGCTATCAGGGTTCGGCCAGCCGGGGGCCCGCTGGTCCACATGGTTTCGGCGCATCGATGAAGCACGGTATGCGCAGCTATAGCCCGTGGCGCTTTTCGATGGGCGCGTTCGGCGAATGCCTTCCCTACGCCGATAACCGCGTCAGTCTGCATCCCGACCAGGTCGACCGCTTCGGAATGCCGCTGATGCGTTTCGATGTCACTTTCCGCGAGAACGAGATCCGCATGATGGACGATGCGAGGATAGAGGGAGAGCAGATGCTTCGTGCCGCCGGCCTGCTCAACGTGGAAAGCTGGCGCGGCGAGCATGTCCCGGGTGATGCGATCCACGAGATGGGCGGGGCGCGCATGGGTGACGATCCGCGCGAGTCCGTGCTCAACAAATGGAGCCAGGCGCACGATGCTGCGAACCTCTATGTCACCGATGGCGCGCAGATGGCGTCGGTCTCCTGCGTCAACCCCTCGCTGACGTTCATGGCACTGACCGCGCGTGCGGCAGATCACGCGGTCAATCAGCTGCGCTTGGGGGCGATATGA
- a CDS encoding RNA polymerase sigma factor has translation MDETARVSRLIHVEAKRVNPSFEEQVTDLLPRLRRFAAGLAGSPADGDDLCQTTIERAFVNRDKWQDGTRLDSWMYRIMRNCWIDECRTRTRRNVTFVAEDAGADTGGCGPQEAVMELSYVDRALQQLPEEQREAVLLVMVEGYAYKEAAVIVGCPVGTLNSRLVRGRDALLALLKDAA, from the coding sequence ATGGATGAAACGGCGCGTGTCAGCCGTTTAATCCACGTAGAGGCAAAACGAGTGAACCCATCATTTGAAGAGCAGGTGACTGACCTCCTGCCCCGGCTGCGTCGTTTCGCTGCCGGGCTGGCGGGCAGTCCTGCGGATGGGGACGACCTTTGCCAGACAACCATAGAGCGTGCGTTCGTTAACCGCGACAAGTGGCAGGACGGCACGCGGCTCGACAGCTGGATGTATCGGATCATGCGCAATTGCTGGATAGACGAATGCCGCACGCGAACCCGGCGCAATGTCACTTTCGTAGCCGAAGATGCCGGTGCCGATACTGGAGGCTGTGGTCCGCAGGAAGCCGTGATGGAACTTTCCTATGTCGATCGCGCCCTGCAACAACTGCCGGAGGAACAGCGCGAGGCGGTCTTGCTGGTGATGGTCGAAGGCTATGCCTACAAGGAAGCGGCCGTCATTGTCGGCTGTCCGGTCGGAACGCTTAATTCGCGGCTGGTCAGGGGCCGCGACGCGCTTCTGGCGCTGCTGAAGGATGCAGCATGA